The Candidatus Zixiibacteriota bacterium sequence TCACGGCGCCGATGAGAAAACACGCGATTCCATAACACGCCATCGTGACCGGGCGGGCTTTGAAGAACGTGAAAAAGGCTTTGATGAAGGCTGGCATGGTTAGCTCCTGTCGTTGTCCTGAAACTCAATCGTCAGATCGCCCGCTTTTGCAGCGGCAATCACGGTCTTGTAGAGCGCGCGATAGGCTTCGACCGACCGATAAACGCACATTCTGGCCGTGTCATATTGCGCCCCGACGAGAAGGCAGCCGTCCGTCTCGCTCTCGAAATTGCCGATGTGGATCAGCACATACTCAAAGTTCGGGACGTTCCGTATCCAGAGCATGCCCTCATGAATATCGCTGACACGCCGGTCTTTCTTGTAGCGTTCGTGAAACCCGCCCTCGGTCCTGACCGTGACCCGGTACGTTCCTTTCGGAATCCGCGTCTCGCCCGGAACCTTGATTTCCCGGTATTCATCTTCGCAACCATAGAGGCCGAGAATTGCGTGCTCGGCCCCGTTGGTGAACACCTGCACATGCGAAAGCGTCGCCTCCTTGTCGGAGACGAAGCGGTCTACAATGATTTTCATGGCCTTCTCATCGGTTGCTAGGCTTTCGTCCCGTTATTCACCCAAGGGCCGGTGATCCACGGCGAAACGGGAGGGCTCGGGCGCGGGTCGTTTGAAATCGCTCCGTGATCGAAATAGACGCGCAATATCCGGTCCTTGCGAACGCGGGTGCAGCGGTCGGTCACGATCATCGTCATTTCGGTGAAGATGTCTCCGGTTCCGTCTTCCACCCAAAAGCCGTTTTGCAGCGAGAAGTCTTTATCGCGCAGCGTGCCCCACAGCGACGGATTGTCGAATCGCGAAAGGTCGCGTCCGGCCGGAACCGTATATGTCCCTGCGCTGTCGGTGACTGTCCCCGACCAGCGCAGCATCGTCGTCGGATCGTTGGCTACCGGATCCCAGACCTGCGTTGCATCGAACACAGCCTTCGTGTTCGGGATATCGACACGGTCGCCGACAAAAAGCGGATAGCTTGCATCGTTCACAAGCTCGCCCAGCGCAATATACCGGTCCTTGTCCACATTGGCGCCGGTATCGAACGCGGCATGAACGAGATCGGAAGATGCGCTTCCCGTCACGTCGCC is a genomic window containing:
- a CDS encoding DUF5675 family protein gives rise to the protein MKIIVDRFVSDKEATLSHVQVFTNGAEHAILGLYGCEDEYREIKVPGETRIPKGTYRVTVRTEGGFHERYKKDRRVSDIHEGMLWIRNVPNFEYVLIHIGNFESETDGCLLVGAQYDTARMCVYRSVEAYRALYKTVIAAAKAGDLTIEFQDNDRS